In Tenrec ecaudatus isolate mTenEca1 chromosome 5, mTenEca1.hap1, whole genome shotgun sequence, the following are encoded in one genomic region:
- the GJD4 gene encoding gap junction delta-4 protein: MGHLDLLGFLIITLNYNVTLVGKLWLVVMLLPRMLVIILAGYSIYHDEQERFVCNTLQPGCANVCYDSSSPVSHFRFWLMQSVSVLLPFSLFGVYVLHRGAMHAVFRLSRAESRPGGPSQPPQRMLAIPDFSPGYVTHLLLRILIEAAFGTLHYIFFGFVVPEKFSCAASPCGSQVECYVSRPTEKSIMMLFTWGVSALSFLLSFVDLIGSVRRMRRRQRAAATRRREHLALPSLMGPISKDAAWEEGEGMKVPTCPGLWATGKDARPHLHSPSEKSGMSGRMELPEEEGREVVSSASEELASAHQGLRGRGHRGATQDPGREGPPSAPRSRLTGQYAASQLQPQDRLSNSSSEARLGAKKSEWV; this comes from the exons ATGGGACATTTGGACCTGCTGGGCTTTCTAATCATCACGTTAAATTACAATGTGACTCTTGTGG GAAAGCTCTGGCTTGTCGTCATGCTCCTGCCGAGGATGCTGGTGATCATTCTGGCAGGGTACTCCATCTACCACGACGAGCAGGAACGGTTTGTCTGCAATACTCTGCAGCCAGGGTGTGCTAATGTCTGCTACGACAGCTCCTCCCCGGTGTCGCACTTCCGCTTCTGGCTCATGCAGAGCGTGTCCGTCCTCCTCCCTTTCTCGCTCTTCGGCGTCTACGTGCTCCACCGAGGAGCCATGCACGCGGTCTTCCGACTCTCCCGGGCCGAGAGCCGTCCAGGGGGCCCTTCGCAGCCGCCCCAGAGGATGCTGGCCATCCCAGACTTCTCCCCCGGCTATgtcacccacctgctgctccgcaTCCTGATCGAGGCGGCGTTCGGGACCTTGCACTACATCTTCTTTGGCTTCGTGGTTCCAGAGAAATTCTCTTGCGCCGCCTCGCCCTGCGGCAGCCAGGTGGAATGTTACGTCTCCCGGCCCACGGAGAAGTCCATCATGATGCTGTTCACCTGGGGCGTCAGCGCCCTGTCCTTCCTCCTCAGCTTCGTGGACCTCATAGGCAGCGTGCGGAGGATGAGGCGCAGGCAGCGGGCCGCTGCTACCCGCAGGAGGGAGCACCTcgccctgccctccctcatggggCCCATCAGCAAGGACGCTGcgtgggaggagggagaggggatgaAGGTGCCCACGTGCCCAGGCTTGTGGGCCACAGGGAAGGACGCCCGACCCCACCTCCACAGCCCCAGTGAGAAGTCGGGCATGTCCGGGAGGATGGAGCTtccagaggaggaggggagggaggtggtGTCCTCGGCCAGTGAGGAGCTGGCCAGTGCCCATCAAGGGCTCCGGGGCAGAGGCCACAGAGGGGCCACTCAGGACCCAGGGAGGGAAGGGCCCCCCTCAGCTCCCCGAAGCCGGCTGACGGGGCAGTATGCCGCTAGCCAGCTCCAGCCTCAGGACCGCCTGTCCAATTCCAGCAGTGAGGCCCGACTGGGAGCCAAGAAGTCTGAATGGGTGTGA